One Tursiops truncatus isolate mTurTru1 chromosome 3, mTurTru1.mat.Y, whole genome shotgun sequence DNA segment encodes these proteins:
- the SPARC gene encoding SPARC, translating into MRAWIFFLLCLAGWALAAPQQEALPDETEVVEETVAEVSEVPVGTNPVQVEVGEFDEGPEEAEEEVVAENPCQNHHCKHGKVCELDENNTPMCVCQDPTSCPAPIGEFEKVCSNDNKTFDSSCHFFATKCTLEGTKKGHKLHLDYIGPCKYIAPCLDSELTEFPLRMRDWLKNVLVTLYERDQDNNLLTEKQKLRVKKIHENEKRLEAGDHPVELLARDFEKNYNMYIFPVHWQFGQLDQHPIDGYLSHTELAPLRAPLIPMEHCTTRFFETCDLDKDKYIALDEWAGCFGIKERDIDKDLVI; encoded by the exons ATGAGGGCCTGgattttcttcctcctttgcctGGCCGGGTGGGCCTTGGCAGCCCCT CAACAGGAAGCCCTGCCTGATGAGACGGAGGTGGTCGAGGAAACCGTGGCTGAGGTATCCGAG GTACCTGTGGGAACCAACCCCGTCCAGGTGGAAGTAGGAGAATTTGATGAAGGTCCTGAGGAAGccgaggaggaggtggtggctgAAA ACCCCTGCCAGAACCACCACTGCAAACATGGCAAGGTGTGCGAGCTGGACGAGAACAACACCCCCATGTGCGTGTGCCAGGACCCCACCAGCTGCCCTGCCCCCATTGGCGAATTTGAgaag GTGTGCAGCAATGACAACAAGACCTTCGACTCTTCCTGCCACTTCTTTGCCACCAAGTGCACGCTGGAGGGCACCAAGAAGGGCCACAAACTCCACCTGGACTACATCGGGCCTTGCAAGT ACATCGCTCCCTGCCTGGACTCTGAGCTGACTGAATTCCCCCTGCGCATGCGGGACTGGCTCAAGAACGTCCTGGTCACGCTGTACGAGAGGGATCAGGACAACAACCTTCTGACCGAGAAGCAGAAGCTGCGA GTGAAGAAGATCCACGAGAATGAGAAGCGCCTGGAAGCCGGGGACCACCCCGTGGAGCTGCTAGCCCGGGACTTTGAGAAGAACTACAACATGTACATCTTCCCTGTGCACTGGCAGTTCGGGCAGCTGGACCAGCACCCCATCGATGG GTACCTGTCTCACACCGAGCTAGCCCCACTGCGTGCGCCCCTCATCCCCATGGAGCACTGCACCACCCGCTTTTTCGAGACCTGTGACCTGGACAAGGACAAGTACATCGCCCTGGACGAGTGGGCCGGCTGCTTCGGCATCAAGGAGA GGGACATCGACAAGGATCTCGTGATCTAA